The Burkholderiales bacterium DNA window CGCAGCTCGTCGGCTTCGACGAATTCCGCCGGGTACTCGAACTCGCGCTGCAGCAGCTCCGCTTCGCGCTTCAACCCCGGCGCGCGGCTGGCGCGGTGCGCGATCTTGAGGTGGCCCGCTTCCAGGGCATCGCATGCGATGTCGCCTTGGTCGATCATCGCGCGCACGTTGTCGACAGCGGCGAGCGCTTCGCCGAATACCGCCCGCGCCGCGTCCCGCCCAAATTTCTCGATCACCTTGCCCCACGAGTGGCGGCCGATCGCCGCGCGTGCGAAACCGCCGTTGCGGCCGCTGCAGCCCCAGCCGGGCTTGTTCGCTTCGAGCACCGTCGCGCGTATGCCGCGTTCGCGCGCGAGGTGATAGGCGCACGATAAACCGGTGTAGCCACCGCCGATGATCGCGACCTCGACATCGTGTGAGCCCGCCAGCGCACCGTCGTCGGGCGGGACGTCGCCCGCGGTGGCGGCCCAGTACGACGGCGCGTAGTCGAGCCCCGTGCCGGGCGTGCGCGCGGTGAGCGGGTCGTAGCTCATCGGCCGCGGAAGCGCGGCTTGCGCTTTTCCTTGAACGCCGCGACCCCTTCCTTCGCATCTTCGCTCTTGCGCACGCCCGCGATCGCGAGCCGGCCGTAGGCCGCGAGCTCCGAAGGTCCTCGCGGAATCACGTGCGAGACGAACTCGCGCAGCACGCCGAGCACGAGCGGCGCGTTCTCCGCGAGACGCCGCGCGTAGGCGAGCGCGGCTTCGAGCTGCTCGCCGGGACGCGCGAGCTTGTTGACGAAGCCTACTTCGTACATGCGCCGTGCGCCGATCTCCTCCCCGAGGAGCATGAGCTCCATCGCCACCTTGTGCGGAATCTTCGCGGCCAGGCCCGCGACCACCGCGCCGGTGAATCCGACTTTGGCCTCGGGAAACATGAAGCGCGCATCGTCCGCGGCGACGCACAGATCGCACATCTGCACGACGACCACGCCGCCGCCGACGACCCATCCGCCGACCGCCGCGATGAGCGGTTTCTCGAGCTCCACGCCGACGTTCGGGACGCATGCGGGGAAATCCTCGGGCGGCCCTTTGATGTCGGCGCCTCCGGTGAAATGGGCGCCGGCGTGCGTGATGACGCCGACCCGATCGTCGCTCTCGTTGAGCCTGAACCACGCGTCCCGCAGCGCGAGCGCCATGTCGTTGTTGATCGCGTTGCGCTTCTCGGGTCGGTTCAGGGTAATGACGGCGATACCGTCTTTCGATTCGTACGTCAGCGGCGTATCAGCCATGGTGTTTCCTCGTCACGTCTTTACTACGGTCGCACGCGCATCCAGCGCGATCACGCCGTTTTCCTGCACGAGCAGGGGATTGAGATCGAGCTCGACGAGCGCAGGGCCGAGGGCATGCGCGAGCCAGCTCACGTTCACGATCGCGTCGGCGAGCGCATCGACGGCGAGCCGCGGCCGTCCTCGCGCGCCGTCGAGCAGGGGCCAGATGCGCAGGGACCGAACGAGCTCGCGTGCGCGATCGCGCGTGAGCGGCGCGAGCGCGACGGCGGTGTCTTTCAGAACTTCGACGAACACGCCGCCCGCGCCGACGAGCACGACCGGACCGAACTGCGCGTCGTGCCGTGCGCCGACGATCATCTCGACGCCGCCTGCGATCATCCGCTGCACCGAGCAGCCTTCGAACGTTCCGTGTCGGCGCACGCTCGCTTCGATCTGCGCGTAAGCGGCGCGAACGGCGTCGCTATCGCGCAGCCCGAGCTTGACCGCGCCCACATCGCTCTTGTGCACGACGTCGCGGCTGACGCCCTTCAGCACGACCGGATACCCGATGCGCTCGGCCGCCTGCACCGCGGCATCGGCATCCGCTGCGAGCGCCTCTTCGGGACTCGCGATACCGGCGACGCGCACGAGCGCTTTCGCTTCGCTTTCGGTGAGCTGCCCCGCACGTATTTTCGTCCTGTCGACATGCGCGAGCCAGTCGGGCGCCGACGGGCGCTCGGGCGGTGCGGCGGCCGCTGCGCGATAGTCGATCGCGGCGCGAACCACTCGCAGCGCGTCGTCCATGCGATCGGCGTAGGGACAGCCGATCTCGCGCAACGCGGCGCGGGCGCCGTCGACCAGTCGTCCGGGGGTGAAGAGGATGACCGTCGGCTTACCGCTCGCGAGCGCGGCCGCGCCCCAGCGCCGCACTTTCTCTTCGAGCTGCGGGGTCGTCGCGACGACGATGAGCACCACACCGACGTTCGGATCGGCCGACAGCAGCGCCTGTGCGTCTTCGGCGGCTGAGACGCCGCGCTCGCGCGGCAGGCCGCCGACGTCGAGCGGATTGAAGGGCCGCGGTTCCGGCACGAGCGCACGCAGCGCCTCGCACGTCGCGGGCGTCGGCTGCGCGAGCGTAAGCCCGGCGGCGGCGACGCGATCGGCTGTGACCGCGATGGTTCCGCCCGAAGGCGAGATCACCGCGACCGCGCTGCCGCCGATGCGCGGAAAGCTCACGAGAAAGCGAGCGCAGTCGATCATCGCTTCCGGATCGTCGACCGTGATCACGCCGGTTTGCGCGCACGCGGCTTTCCATGCGGCGTGCGATCCCGCGAGACTCGCGGTGTGAGAGCGCGCGATATGAGAGCCCGCGTCGCTGCTGCCGGCTTTCACCGCGAGCAGCGGCTTGCCCGCTTCGCGACAGCGCTGCGCCAGCGCGAGGAAGCGCCGCGCATCCTTCAGCCCTTCGACGTACACGCAGATCGCGCGCGTGGCATCGTCCTCGACGAAGTATTCGATGAAGTCGCAGATCTCGAGGTCGGCCTGGTTGCCGACGGTGACACACGCGGAGAAGCCGGCGCCGCAGTCGGCCGCATGGGAGATCATCGACGCCATCATCGATCCCGACTGGCTGATGAGGCCGATCGCGCCGCGCGGCATGTCGCCCTGCGACAGCGCGACCGAAGACGTCAGCGCGAGCTTGGCTCCGGGGTTGATGAAGCCGAGGCAGTTCGGGCCGATGAGGCGCATGCCGTGGCGGCGCGCGATGCCGACGAGCTCGCGCTCTCTCGCCGCGCCTTCCTCGCCGAGCTCGGCGAAGTCGGCGGTGATGACGACGCAGCACCGAACCCCGGCGGCGCCGCATTGCTCGACGGCGGCGGCCAGCTG harbors:
- a CDS encoding enoyl-CoA hydratase-related protein; this encodes MADTPLTYESKDGIAVITLNRPEKRNAINNDMALALRDAWFRLNESDDRVGVITHAGAHFTGGADIKGPPEDFPACVPNVGVELEKPLIAAVGGWVVGGGVVVVQMCDLCVAADDARFMFPEAKVGFTGAVVAGLAAKIPHKVAMELMLLGEEIGARRMYEVGFVNKLARPGEQLEAALAYARRLAENAPLVLGVLREFVSHVIPRGPSELAAYGRLAIAGVRKSEDAKEGVAAFKEKRKPRFRGR
- a CDS encoding acetate--CoA ligase family protein; this translates as MSNLIETLRAALNPRAVAVVGASADPAKFGGRVMRFLLKHGYEGRIVPVNPSGAEILGIPSVKDVREAGGAIDVALLAAPSQQLAAAVEQCGAAGVRCCVVITADFAELGEEGAARERELVGIARRHGMRLIGPNCLGFINPGAKLALTSSVALSQGDMPRGAIGLISQSGSMMASMISHAADCGAGFSACVTVGNQADLEICDFIEYFVEDDATRAICVYVEGLKDARRFLALAQRCREAGKPLLAVKAGSSDAGSHIARSHTASLAGSHAAWKAACAQTGVITVDDPEAMIDCARFLVSFPRIGGSAVAVISPSGGTIAVTADRVAAAGLTLAQPTPATCEALRALVPEPRPFNPLDVGGLPRERGVSAAEDAQALLSADPNVGVVLIVVATTPQLEEKVRRWGAAALASGKPTVILFTPGRLVDGARAALREIGCPYADRMDDALRVVRAAIDYRAAAAAPPERPSAPDWLAHVDRTKIRAGQLTESEAKALVRVAGIASPEEALAADADAAVQAAERIGYPVVLKGVSRDVVHKSDVGAVKLGLRDSDAVRAAYAQIEASVRRHGTFEGCSVQRMIAGGVEMIVGARHDAQFGPVVLVGAGGVFVEVLKDTAVALAPLTRDRARELVRSLRIWPLLDGARGRPRLAVDALADAIVNVSWLAHALGPALVELDLNPLLVQENGVIALDARATVVKT